A window of Salmo trutta chromosome 31, fSalTru1.1, whole genome shotgun sequence contains these coding sequences:
- the LOC115170039 gene encoding B-cell lymphoma 6 protein encodes MHEVSRKVLQDSDTMASLADGCIQFTRHAGDVLLNFNRLRSRNILTDVTIQIDGQHFCAHKTVLVACSGLFYSIFTDPLKSNLSAISLDPKVDPDGFAILLDFMYTSTLTLKDSLVLVTMNTASYLQMEHVVDTCRRFIKSREQSLSLQREEVLASPMHLSQDLPAFRVLDRVAPSHTSISPLRDWRSYCPSVFSGINASGSSHHVHGKHIPIRKMSDACNVSDIPKGGAISQKLCSTVNRTETTIIHHPLSSDSSSVTICPLPCSSRQPGPLGGLQGPEHRGASPMEEDRNQHPQPSSLSLSPGCTKGVICSPQSPLRSDCQPNSPTESSGCSRNAAPALTQPSGCSQEPKARNWKKYKFIVMNQTSGEKEEESQVGSVEAGDCSPPQGRYRTSGSEGPVEELQTGEMVNEHWEEILVPQASHRSISQQRCSSCGTDAPQHLEVCSRSPGSYTGEDTNELHSEYSDSSGENGYYFCNECDAKFAEADSLKGHMLQVHADKPYKCDRCQAAFRYKGNLASHKTVHTGEKPYRCNICGAQFNRPANLKTHTRIHSGEKPYKCETCGACFVQVAHLRAHVLIHTGEKPYPCEICGTHFRHLQTLKSHLRIHTGEKPYHCEKCDLHFRHKSQLRLHLRQKHGAVTNTKAQYCRANTDMLVGLAKAC; translated from the exons CACAAGACGGTCCTCGTGGCCTGCAG TGGACTTTTTTACTCCATATTCACGGACCCCCTGAAGAGCAACCTGAGTGCCATCAGCCTGGACCCCAAAGTTGACCCTGATGGTTTTGCCATCCTGCTGGACTTCATGTACACCTCCACTCTGACCCTGAAGGACAGCCTGGTTCTGGTTACCATGAACACAGCCTCCTACCTCCAGATGGAACATGTGGTGGACACCTGTCGCAGGTTCATCAAGTCCAG AGAGCAGTCTCTGAGTCTGCAGAGAGAGGAGGTACTGGCCAGCCCGATGCATCTCTCTCAGGACCTCCCTGCTTTCAGGGTTCTGGATAGGGTGGCCCCCAGCCACACATCCATATCTCCCCTCAGAGACTGGAGGAGCTACTGCCCCAGTGTATTCAGTGGTATCAATGCTTCAGGTAGCTCCCACCACGTCCACGGAAAACACATCCCCATCAGAAAAATGTCAGATGCCTGCAATGTCAGTGACATTCCCAAAGGGGGCGCCATCTCTCAGAAACTCTGCTCTACCGTGAATCGCACAGAGACCACCATCATCCACCACCCTTTGTCATCCGACTCCTCATCAGTTACCATCTGCCCTCTCCCCTGCTCCAGCCGTCAGCCGGGGCCACTTGGGGGCCTCCAGGGGCCTGAACACAGAGGGGCCTCCCCCATGGAGGAGGACAGGAACCAGCACCCACAGCCCAGCTCCCTCAGCCTGTCCCCAGGCTGCACCAAAGGGGTGATCTGCAGTCCTCAGAGCCCTCTCCGTTCTGACTGCCAACCCAACTCCCCCACTGAGTCCAGTGGCTGCAGCAGGAACGCAGCCCCGGCCCTGACCCAGCCATCCGGCTGCTCCCAGGAGCCCAAGGCCCGCAACTGGAAGAAGTACAAGTTTATCGTTATGAACCAGACctctggggagaaggaggaagagtcCCAGGTAGGGAGTGTTGAGGCTGGGGACTGCTCCCCTCCACAGGGCCGCTACAGAACCAGTGGATCAGAGGGACCCGTTGAAGAGCTCCAGACTGGAGAGATGGTCAACGAGCATTGGGAAGAGATCCTTGTGCCACAGGCCAGCCATCGCAGCATTAGCCAGCAGAGATGCTCCTCCTGTGGTACGGATGCCCCTCAGCACCTGGAGGTGTGTTCCCGCTCCCCTGGGTCCTACACGGGGGAGGACACCAATGAGCTGCACTCTGAGTACTCCGACTCAAGCGGTG AGAATGGTTACTACTTCTGCAACGAGTGCGACGCAAAGTTTGCGGAGGCGGACTCCCTGAAAGGCCACATGCTCCAGGTCCATGCTGATAAGCCATACAAGTGTGACCGATGCCAGGCTGCATTCCGTTACAAAGGGAACCTCGCCAGCCACAAGACTGTCCACACTG gagagaaaccataccgCTGTAACATCTGCGGCGCTCAGTTCAACCGGCCGGCCAACCTCAAGACCCACACCCGCATCCACTCGGGAGAGAAGCCGTACAAGTGTGAAACGTGTGGCGCTTGCTTCGTACAG GTAGCTCACCTCCGGGCCCACGTGCTGATCCATACGGGGGAGAAGCCGTATCCCTGTGAGATCTGTGGGACGCACTTCCGCCATCTTCAGACACTCAAGAGCCACTTACGGATCCACACTGGAGAAAAGCCCTACCAC TGCGAGAAATGTGACCTTCACTTTCGCCACAAGAGCCAGTTGAGGCTGCATCTCCGTCAGAAGCACGGCGCGGTCACCAACACCAAGGCTCAGTACTGCCGGGCGAACACGGACATGCTCGTTGGCTTGGCCAAGGCCTGCTAA